One Setaria italica strain Yugu1 chromosome II, Setaria_italica_v2.0, whole genome shotgun sequence DNA segment encodes these proteins:
- the LOC101784273 gene encoding uncharacterized protein LOC101784273 — MVAVRDSVDRNRNLLFYRARNNYQTLTEKDHCLSLSGPSRAVVVSNPVSDPVMIEVELKVKGINESKDKDLSLLAVLLKFSDNEWGSSCQHIIYSVFTSKLSSLLFTFGGIALSVEATIFIRVLDGSWPHGFHGQFAAHTSSIDRERVILLDFGDNNVPVNGDGIMKLSRQVVSVEVNGKLIVSFKAWKDDGKEVVGKATLKPAKAGRSYRNLGFGSCIIEILVAWSLISPDPEPDY; from the exons ATGGTTGCTGTGAGGGACTCAGTTGATCGAAATCGCAACCTTCTCTTTTACCGTGCAAGGAACAACTACCAAACTCTTACTGAAAAG GATCACTGTTTGTCACTGTCAGGTCCTAGCCGTGCTGTTGTGGTGTCAAACCCTGTGTCAGACCCAGTTATGATCGAGGTTGAGCTAAAAGTTAAGGGCATTAATGAATCCAAGGATAAAGACTTAAGCTTGCTCGCTGTGCTATTAAAATTCTCTGATAATGAGTGGGGTTCCTCATGCCAGCACATAATTTATAGTGTTTTCACTAGCAAGCTTAGCTCTCTACTGTTTACTTTTGGAGGTATTGCTTTATCAGTGGAGGCTACTATATTTATCCGGGTGCTTGATGGGTCTTGGCCACATGGTTTTCATGGTCAGTTTGCTGCTCATACTTCCAGCATTGATCGTGAAAGAGTCATCCTTCTTGATTTTGGAGATAACAATGTTCCTGTTAATGGTGATGGTATTATGAAGCTTTCTCGTCAAGTTGTTTCCGTTGAAGTTAATGGAAAGCTGATTGTTTCATTCAAAGCATGGAAAGATGATGGGAAGGAAGTGGTAGGGAAGGCGACGTTAAAGCCTGCCAAAGCAGGTAGAAGCTATCGCAATCTTGGCTTTGGATCCTGCATCATTGAAATCCTTGTTGCTTGGTCACTCATTTCACCTGACCCGGAACCCGACTATTGA